A stretch of the Mycobacteroides immunogenum genome encodes the following:
- a CDS encoding DHH family phosphoesterase, whose protein sequence is MSAVPIETGAVGARVDEDGAVALLAKASRVVIICHVHPDADTVGSGLALGQALVAKGVDVQVSFGEPAAPPESVGTLPGAELLVRPQDLRRDPDLVVTVDSPSMRRLGQLAELAEGSAPVLVIDHHVSNELFGTANYVDIEADSTTMMVVQLLDAWGVDITPEMAHCLYAGLVTDSGSFRWATPRGHRLAARLLDLGADGVNITRTFMDSHPFVWLPILSRVLGTAELVAHAVGGAGMVYAVVTHDVWSRARTEEVESIVDIVRTTTEAEVAVVFKEIEPRHWSVSMRARSAVDLSAVAATFGGGGHRLAAGFSATGPVDEVVAALVRALD, encoded by the coding sequence ATGAGCGCCGTCCCGATTGAGACGGGTGCCGTGGGGGCACGCGTAGATGAGGATGGTGCCGTGGCCCTGCTGGCGAAGGCCAGCAGGGTGGTGATCATCTGCCATGTTCATCCGGACGCCGATACCGTCGGCAGCGGACTTGCCCTCGGACAGGCATTGGTGGCCAAGGGCGTCGATGTCCAGGTGAGCTTCGGTGAGCCGGCGGCACCCCCGGAGTCGGTGGGAACATTGCCCGGTGCCGAACTGTTGGTGCGGCCGCAGGATCTGCGCAGAGATCCTGATCTAGTGGTCACGGTCGACAGCCCCAGCATGCGCCGGCTTGGTCAGCTCGCTGAGCTGGCCGAGGGGTCCGCGCCGGTGCTGGTCATTGACCACCACGTGTCCAATGAGCTCTTCGGTACGGCGAACTACGTTGATATCGAGGCGGATTCGACGACCATGATGGTGGTCCAGCTGCTCGACGCCTGGGGAGTGGATATCACTCCAGAGATGGCGCATTGTCTGTACGCGGGCTTGGTCACCGACAGCGGTTCATTCCGCTGGGCCACGCCCCGCGGGCACCGGCTGGCGGCCCGGCTGTTGGACTTGGGTGCCGACGGCGTGAACATCACCCGCACGTTCATGGACTCGCATCCTTTCGTCTGGTTGCCGATTCTGTCGCGTGTGTTGGGCACCGCCGAACTCGTCGCGCATGCTGTCGGCGGCGCTGGAATGGTGTATGCCGTTGTCACCCACGATGTTTGGTCTCGTGCGCGCACCGAAGAGGTAGAGTCGATAGTCGATATCGTCCGGACCACCACCGAGGCCGAGGTCGCCGTCGTGTTCAAGGAAATCGAGCCGCGGCATTGGTCGGTATCGATGCGCGCCCGGTCTGCGGTGGATTTGTCTGCGGTGGCAGCCACCTTCGGTGGCGGCGGGCACCGCTTGGCGGCCGGGTTCTCGGCGACCGGTCCGGTCGATGAAGTGGTGGCGGCGCTGGTTCGCGCCCTTGACTGA
- the rbfA gene encoding 30S ribosome-binding factor RbfA: MADPARARRLAKRIGAIVASAIEYEIKDPRLTMVTVTDTRVTNDLHDATVYYTVMGQTLSDEPDFAGAAAALDKAKGVLRTKVGAGTGVRFTPTLTFVLDTMADSARHMEELLDRTRAADAALAEVRQGAVHAGDSDPYKASPAEESAVDEDDERRPD, encoded by the coding sequence GTGGCAGATCCCGCTCGCGCACGAAGGCTGGCGAAGCGGATCGGGGCCATCGTCGCCTCGGCGATCGAGTACGAGATCAAGGATCCGAGGCTGACGATGGTCACGGTCACCGATACTCGGGTGACCAACGATCTTCACGATGCGACCGTGTACTACACCGTGATGGGGCAGACTCTCTCCGATGAGCCGGATTTCGCCGGCGCGGCGGCTGCGCTAGACAAGGCAAAGGGTGTGCTTCGAACCAAGGTGGGTGCTGGGACAGGCGTGCGGTTTACGCCTACCCTGACCTTCGTGCTCGACACGATGGCTGATTCGGCCCGGCACATGGAGGAGCTGCTGGACCGTACGCGCGCGGCCGACGCCGCGCTCGCCGAGGTGCGGCAGGGAGCCGTGCATGCGGGTGACTCCGATCCGTACAAGGCGTCTCCGGCCGAAGAATCCGCAGTCGACGAGGACGATGAGCGCCGTCCCGATTGA
- the infB gene encoding translation initiation factor IF-2, giving the protein MAGKARVHELAKELGVTSKEVLARLSDQGEFVKSASSTVEAPVARRLRESFGGDKSAPAASNGAAAETAAAPRKAGPKPGAPKPAPKKVVEPVVEAAPAPQAPAAPAAAPAAPAPKPSPAARPAAEAPAPTPAPAPAPTPAPAPGPRPGATPGPKPGAPRVPRVGNNPFSSAQPTERPAPRPQAPRPGGAPRPGGASPSNMPPRPSPGSMGPRPPRPGGGPRPGGGPRPGGAGRPGGGGGGNYRGGGGTGTGAPAGGPPGAGGGFRGRPGGGGGGGGRPGQRGGAAGAFGRPGGAPKRGRKSKRAKRAEYENMQAPVVGGVRLPHGNGEVIRLARGASLSDFAEKIDANPASLVQALFNLGEMVTATQSVGDETLELLGGEMNYVVQVVSPEDEDRELLESFDLTYGEDEGGEEDLRTRPPVVTVMGHVDHGKTRLLDTIRKANVREGEAGGITQHIGAYQVAVEHEGAERLITFIDTPGHEAFTAMRARGAKATDIAILVVAADDGVMPQTVEAINHAQAADVPIVVAVNKIDKEGADPQKIRAQLTEYNLVAEDFGGETMFVDISAKNGTNIQALEEAVLLTADAALDLRANPDMEAQGVAIEAHLDRGRGPVATVLIQRGTLRVGDSIVAGDAYGRVRRMVDEHGEDVEEALPSRPVQVIGFTSVPGAGDNLLVVDEDRIARQIADRRSARKRNALAARSRKRISLDDLDAALKETSQLNLILKGDNAGTVEALEEALLGIAIDDEVQLRVIDRGVGGVTETNVNLASASDAIIIGFNVRAEGKATELANREGVDIRYYSVIYQAIDEIESALKGMLKPVYEEVELGRAEIRAMFRSSKVGNIAGCLVTSGIIRRNAKARLLRDNIVVAETVTISSLRREKDDVVEVRDGYECGLTLTYNDIKEGDVIEAYELREKERV; this is encoded by the coding sequence GTGGCAGGCAAGGCCCGGGTACACGAGTTAGCCAAAGAACTCGGTGTGACCAGTAAAGAAGTTCTCGCCCGACTGAGCGATCAGGGCGAATTCGTCAAGTCCGCGTCGTCGACGGTGGAAGCCCCCGTCGCGCGGCGTCTTCGTGAATCATTTGGCGGCGACAAGTCCGCTCCGGCGGCGTCCAATGGCGCGGCCGCAGAGACGGCAGCTGCCCCCAGGAAGGCCGGTCCCAAGCCGGGCGCCCCGAAGCCGGCGCCGAAGAAGGTTGTGGAGCCGGTTGTCGAGGCGGCCCCCGCGCCGCAGGCTCCCGCCGCGCCCGCCGCCGCACCGGCGGCTCCCGCCCCGAAGCCGAGCCCCGCGGCGCGGCCGGCAGCGGAAGCGCCCGCACCCACACCGGCTCCTGCACCCGCACCGACCCCCGCTCCGGCGCCGGGTCCGCGTCCGGGTGCGACACCGGGCCCCAAGCCTGGTGCCCCCCGGGTGCCGCGCGTCGGGAACAACCCGTTCTCCTCGGCTCAGCCGACTGAGCGTCCCGCGCCGCGTCCGCAGGCGCCGCGTCCCGGTGGCGCCCCCCGGCCCGGCGGTGCCTCCCCGAGCAACATGCCGCCGCGTCCGTCGCCCGGATCCATGGGTCCGCGCCCGCCGCGTCCCGGTGGTGGGCCGCGCCCTGGTGGCGGTCCCCGTCCCGGTGGTGCCGGTCGCCCCGGTGGTGGTGGCGGCGGTAACTACCGTGGTGGCGGTGGTACCGGTACAGGCGCTCCCGCCGGTGGTCCCCCCGGTGCGGGCGGCGGTTTCCGTGGCCGTCCCGGCGGTGGTGGTGGCGGCGGTGGCCGTCCCGGTCAGCGCGGTGGCGCGGCCGGTGCGTTCGGTCGTCCCGGCGGAGCCCCGAAGCGTGGCCGCAAGTCGAAGCGCGCGAAACGTGCCGAGTACGAGAACATGCAGGCGCCTGTCGTCGGTGGCGTCCGGTTGCCACACGGCAACGGCGAGGTCATCCGGCTTGCGCGCGGCGCGTCGCTGAGCGACTTCGCGGAGAAGATCGACGCCAACCCGGCCTCGCTGGTGCAGGCGCTGTTCAACCTTGGCGAAATGGTGACCGCCACCCAATCCGTGGGTGACGAGACCCTGGAGCTGCTGGGCGGCGAGATGAACTACGTCGTGCAGGTCGTCAGCCCCGAGGACGAGGACCGCGAGCTGCTGGAGTCGTTCGACCTCACCTACGGCGAGGACGAGGGCGGCGAAGAGGATCTGCGGACACGTCCGCCGGTGGTGACCGTCATGGGTCACGTCGACCACGGTAAGACCAGGCTGTTGGACACCATCCGTAAGGCCAACGTCCGTGAGGGCGAGGCCGGTGGCATCACCCAGCACATCGGTGCGTACCAGGTCGCCGTCGAGCATGAGGGCGCCGAGCGGCTCATCACCTTCATCGACACCCCCGGTCACGAGGCGTTCACCGCCATGCGTGCCCGCGGTGCGAAGGCCACCGATATCGCGATCCTGGTGGTCGCTGCCGACGACGGCGTCATGCCGCAGACGGTGGAAGCGATCAACCACGCCCAGGCGGCTGATGTGCCGATCGTGGTCGCGGTCAACAAGATCGACAAGGAAGGCGCCGACCCGCAGAAGATCCGCGCTCAGCTCACCGAGTACAACCTGGTGGCCGAGGACTTCGGTGGCGAGACGATGTTCGTCGACATCTCGGCGAAGAACGGCACCAACATCCAGGCGCTGGAGGAGGCGGTACTGCTGACCGCCGACGCGGCGCTGGATCTGCGGGCCAACCCGGACATGGAAGCCCAGGGTGTTGCCATCGAGGCGCATCTGGACCGCGGTCGCGGTCCGGTGGCGACTGTGCTCATCCAGCGCGGCACGCTGCGGGTCGGCGACTCGATCGTCGCCGGCGACGCGTACGGCCGCGTGCGCCGCATGGTGGACGAGCACGGCGAGGATGTCGAAGAGGCATTGCCGTCGCGTCCCGTCCAGGTCATCGGTTTCACGTCGGTGCCCGGCGCGGGCGACAACCTGCTCGTCGTCGACGAGGACCGCATCGCCCGGCAGATCGCTGACCGGCGCAGCGCGCGTAAGCGCAACGCGCTGGCCGCACGTAGCCGCAAGCGGATCAGCCTGGACGATCTGGATGCCGCGCTGAAGGAAACCAGCCAGCTGAACCTGATCCTCAAGGGCGACAACGCCGGTACGGTCGAAGCCCTGGAAGAAGCGCTGCTGGGCATCGCGATCGACGACGAGGTGCAGCTGCGCGTCATCGACCGTGGTGTCGGTGGCGTCACCGAGACCAACGTCAACCTGGCGTCGGCATCGGATGCCATCATCATCGGCTTCAACGTCCGTGCCGAGGGCAAGGCCACCGAGCTGGCCAACCGCGAGGGTGTCGACATCCGGTACTACTCGGTGATCTACCAGGCCATCGACGAGATCGAGAGCGCGCTCAAGGGCATGCTCAAGCCGGTCTACGAAGAGGTCGAGTTGGGTCGCGCCGAGATCCGGGCGATGTTCCGGTCGTCCAAGGTCGGCAACATCGCCGGCTGCCTGGTCACCTCGGGCATCATCCGCCGCAACGCCAAGGCACGCCTGCTGCGCGACAACATCGTGGTCGCCGAGACGGTCACCATCTCGTCGCTGCGGCGTGAGAAGGATGACGTGGTCGAGGTGCGCGACGGTTACGAGTGCGGTCTGACCTTGACGTACAACGACATCAAGGAAGGCGACGTCATCGAGGCGTACGAGCTGCGCGAGAAGGAGCGGGTCTAA
- a CDS encoding globin domain-containing protein: protein MLSAESLAVIRETLPAVAGAIDEITPLFYSKMFAAHPELLRDLFNRGNQAAGEQPKALAASIAAFAGMVLEGNGSQYDSVLDRIAHKHASLGIVAEQYPIVYEHLFAAIAEVLGEAVTAEVAKAWSEFYWLMANELIAREKALYRAAGVAPGEVWLQAKVIRRQLESADVAGFELRGVSGELPSFLPGQYISVQVSLPDGARQIRQYSLSRGAVRGDWRIAIKRLNGGVAPAGEVSNFIYDNVFEGQQLRVSVPMGEFTLDDSADPLVLVSAGIGCTPIMGMLQELVATQSPREVVVLHADQSAAAHAYRHELADLVGRLPAGRLHTWYERAHVEHPADGIGRMSLDRLPIHPASTVFVCGPRPFMSAINEDLVSLGIPQEQINHELFGPLASAVA, encoded by the coding sequence GTGCTATCAGCAGAGTCGCTGGCAGTCATCCGTGAAACGCTGCCCGCCGTGGCGGGTGCGATCGACGAGATCACGCCGTTGTTCTACTCCAAGATGTTCGCGGCGCATCCGGAGCTACTTCGCGATCTATTCAACCGTGGCAATCAGGCGGCGGGGGAGCAGCCGAAAGCGCTCGCCGCGTCCATTGCGGCCTTCGCCGGAATGGTCTTGGAAGGCAATGGCTCTCAGTATGATTCGGTGCTTGACAGGATCGCCCACAAACATGCGTCGTTGGGCATTGTGGCCGAACAGTATCCGATTGTGTATGAGCACCTGTTCGCCGCGATCGCGGAGGTGCTGGGCGAGGCGGTGACCGCTGAAGTGGCAAAAGCCTGGAGTGAGTTCTACTGGCTGATGGCCAACGAATTGATCGCCCGGGAAAAGGCGCTCTACCGTGCCGCGGGGGTGGCTCCCGGTGAAGTATGGCTGCAGGCCAAGGTGATTCGTCGTCAATTGGAGTCGGCCGATGTGGCCGGATTCGAGTTGCGCGGAGTATCTGGTGAGTTGCCGAGTTTTCTTCCGGGGCAGTACATATCGGTGCAAGTCAGCCTGCCGGATGGGGCCCGGCAGATCCGGCAATACAGTCTGTCGCGCGGAGCGGTGCGGGGGGACTGGCGCATCGCCATCAAGAGGCTGAACGGTGGTGTTGCGCCGGCGGGAGAGGTGTCGAACTTCATCTACGACAACGTATTCGAGGGGCAGCAGTTGCGGGTTTCGGTGCCGATGGGTGAGTTCACGCTCGATGATTCGGCCGATCCGCTGGTGCTGGTATCTGCGGGCATCGGCTGCACGCCGATCATGGGAATGCTGCAAGAACTCGTCGCCACCCAGTCACCGCGCGAAGTCGTGGTGCTCCATGCGGATCAATCGGCTGCCGCACACGCGTACCGGCACGAACTGGCGGACCTGGTGGGCAGACTGCCCGCGGGCCGTCTGCACACCTGGTACGAACGGGCACATGTGGAGCACCCGGCTGATGGAATTGGGCGCATGAGCCTGGACCGCCTGCCGATCCACCCCGCATCCACGGTGTTCGTCTGTGGTCCCCGGCCATTCATGTCGGCGATCAATGAGGATCTGGTGTCGCTGGGCATTCCCCAAGAGCAGATCAATCACGAGCTGTTCGGGCCCTTGGCGTCGGCCGTGGCATGA
- a CDS encoding RrF2 family transcriptional regulator translates to MQLTRFTDLGLRIMMRLAVEGPNAQLHTGDLASQLHVSYAHATKVVARLSEMGAIESTRGRHGGVCITQDGLARRVGSLARKLERSGEVIDCEGDPPCPLRRNCRLRDALRCAQEAFFTHLDQWTVAEIARPTMERK, encoded by the coding sequence GTGCAGTTGACGCGATTCACCGATCTTGGCCTGCGCATCATGATGCGCCTGGCCGTTGAGGGGCCGAACGCCCAGCTGCACACCGGCGACCTCGCCTCCCAACTGCACGTGTCCTACGCGCATGCCACGAAAGTCGTTGCCCGGCTTTCGGAAATGGGAGCGATCGAATCCACTCGCGGACGCCACGGGGGTGTGTGTATCACCCAGGACGGGCTCGCTCGCCGTGTCGGATCGCTGGCCCGCAAGCTGGAACGCAGCGGTGAGGTCATCGACTGCGAGGGAGATCCGCCGTGCCCGCTGCGCCGGAATTGCCGCCTTCGGGATGCGCTCCGCTGCGCCCAAGAGGCCTTCTTCACCCACCTCGATCAGTGGACCGTGGCCGAAATAGCCCGTCCAACAATGGAAAGGAAGTAG
- the nusA gene encoding transcription termination factor NusA: MNIDPAAVNLMAADKGITVDEAIDIIKSALLTAYRHTDGHEPNARIEIDRKTGVVRVMARETDQDGNLITEWDATPEGFGRIAATTARQVFQQGVRDAENEHKFGEFSTREGEIVGGVIQRDARANARGLVVVRMGSETKGSEGVIPSAEQVPGEDYRHGDRLRCYVVGVSRGAREPLITLSRTHPNLVRKLFSLEVPEISDGSVEIVAVAREAGHRSKIAVASKVSGLNAKGACIGPMGQRVRNVMSELSGEKIDIIDYDPDPARFVANALSPAKVVSVSVIDEAGKAARVVVPDFQLSLAIGKEGQNARLAARLTGWRIDIRSDADPAE, from the coding sequence CAGCGGTAAACCTGATGGCTGCCGATAAAGGCATCACGGTCGACGAGGCAATTGACATCATCAAGTCGGCACTGCTGACCGCCTACCGCCATACCGACGGGCATGAGCCCAACGCGCGTATCGAAATCGACCGTAAGACAGGCGTGGTCCGCGTGATGGCACGTGAGACCGACCAGGACGGCAACCTCATCACCGAATGGGACGCCACTCCTGAGGGATTCGGCCGTATCGCGGCCACTACCGCGCGCCAGGTGTTCCAGCAGGGAGTACGCGACGCGGAGAACGAGCACAAGTTTGGTGAGTTCTCCACGCGTGAGGGCGAGATCGTCGGTGGCGTGATCCAGCGTGACGCCCGTGCCAACGCACGTGGACTCGTCGTGGTCCGCATGGGCAGCGAGACGAAGGGCTCAGAAGGAGTCATCCCATCGGCCGAGCAGGTGCCGGGGGAGGACTACCGCCACGGAGACCGGCTGCGCTGCTACGTCGTTGGCGTGTCGCGGGGTGCCCGCGAGCCGTTGATCACGCTCTCGCGTACCCACCCGAATCTGGTGCGCAAGCTGTTCTCACTGGAGGTGCCGGAGATCAGTGACGGCTCGGTGGAGATCGTCGCGGTGGCTCGTGAGGCGGGACATCGGTCCAAGATCGCGGTGGCGTCGAAGGTTTCCGGGCTCAACGCCAAGGGTGCCTGCATCGGCCCGATGGGCCAGCGTGTGCGCAACGTGATGAGCGAGCTGTCCGGCGAGAAGATCGACATCATCGATTACGACCCGGACCCGGCCCGATTCGTCGCGAACGCGCTGTCGCCCGCCAAGGTGGTATCTGTCTCGGTCATCGACGAGGCAGGTAAGGCCGCGCGCGTGGTTGTCCCCGATTTCCAGCTGTCGTTGGCGATCGGCAAGGAAGGGCAGAACGCCCGGCTTGCCGCCCGACTGACCGGATGGCGCATCGACATCAGGAGTGACGCAGACCCTGCCGAGTAA